Proteins co-encoded in one Phycodurus eques isolate BA_2022a chromosome 14, UOR_Pequ_1.1, whole genome shotgun sequence genomic window:
- the rab3gap2 gene encoding rab3 GTPase-activating protein non-catalytic subunit isoform X3, with the protein MSCGLLEFCRLQELKAVRDYLFHDQTEPAEKNQTVAENELSWDTSDWETAWESDKSKEQEATSASSVEETTELSGLWLQDCIVSLSPCSDLLVVAREQKAVFLSAKWRTDGGGREEMTLAVSWSGILSTEEGECVSSTICIPLASQKRSSTGRPDWTCVVVGFTSGHVRFYTENGVLLLAQLLHEDQVLRLKCRTYEIPRHPGVTEQHEEISILYPAALVTIDGFSLFQSLRACRNQVARAAAAGSDVIQPPPLAYKKWALQDMDTIVDHCSVGVMTLNVFDQMKNASVLGGFNASVKGSPPAMSQYVTVGGGPYTGFYYAVEGSSQPLLSHVALAVASKLTSALFSAASGWLGWSKNKNEDETVQKHRSKVEPATPLGIRFGLPDSRRHGESICLSPCNTLAGVTDDFGRVTLLDLNRGIAIRMWKGYRDAQLGWLHVPEDRVSRECSASSSLTRRHALFLVIYAPRRGILEIWAMQYGPRVGAFTVGKHCRLLYAGYRLLGVNRVTSQGWKIHTHQVCLLDPVTGALRTVNVPFHLALSDKKSEGAKDMHLLKKVTTILKNRDMEPDILESEAKGMLLDIKNSSIQKQALESLLSNKNIPVLCLTNITCTLLSALQQQGAEQVDPVLMQFCSSKLKLLQLYTDIHHVNSGADTEEHDEALDGLDGIEGELARVSPTLQRYAKLNSRPSVSFVQDAPDAPLPAQAFVSQIECTEDGQLKLIHRSEVEWNQLGSFIFWGCLCGQSSPHKICDKLQQAGISPSQLLTLLLSMWLQREKELLQTPTECFKNLHALLVLLSNMEGAIEDSWDPQSVSPWWQQGRNILVQSQNSAAALLAAFVSHRVAMASITSRADSKLQSEWEAVSLELEQWVVCVRQLEDVLVLQTLLLVPPIVGSAGGPVALCSIKTLLEGGSGGITDNVSKWVFRHNLAPEQLKEIIQKSEDKDEDKTLGEGAGEDVKVLKSQENSDGTAEMLVAMCKRFPHSLSPNLLFAHCCWEYVVQWNKDPEEAAHLCRAMEHLKLVSSPHIQLGICTMMWSTFIVKRFSAAAFLIEKVGKAPKDRLCRRDVGMGDKALTSFLVCCVRLLQILMEVTGLLVKNQCPLSFVNYLVSGLCGS; encoded by the exons ATGTCCTGCGGTTTATTGGAGTTTTGTCGTCTCCAAGAGCTCAAGGCGGTCAGGGATTATTTGTTCCACGATCAAACTGAGCCAGCGGAGAAGAATCAAACAG TCGCAGAAAATGAACTATCGTGGGACACCTCTGACTGGGAAACAGCTTGGGAAAGCGACAAGAGCAAAGAGCAAGAAGCCACATCGGCCTCATCG GTGGAGGAAACCACAGAGCTTAGTGGACTCTGGCTTCAGGATTGCATCGTATCCCTGTCCCCCTGCTCAGACCTGCTAGTGGTGGCTCGTGAACAAAAGGCTGTCTTTCTCTCAG CTAAGTGGCGAACAGATGGTGGTGGCAGAGAAGAGATGACCCTGGCTGTGTCTTGGAGTGGAATACTCAGCACTGAAGAAGG AGAGTGTGTGAGCAGCACCATCTGTATACCACTGGCAAGCCAGAAAAG GAGCTCCACTGGGCGACCTGACTGGACATGTGTTGTTGTGGGTTTCACTTCTGGCCATGTCCGGTTCTACACAGAG AATGGGGTTCTGCTCCTGGCCCAATTGCTTCACGAGGACCAAGTTTTAAGGCTAAAGTGTCGCACATATGAGATCCCTCGCCATCCTGGTGTTACTGAGCAG CATGAAGAGATAAGCATCCTTTACCCTGCTGCACTGGTCACCATAGATGGTTTCAGCCTCTTCCAGTCCCTACGCGCTTGCCGGAACCAGGTTGCAAGAG CGGCAGCTGCTGGTAGTGATGTGATTCAGCCTCCTCCCCTGGCCTATAAGAAGTGGGCTCTCCAGGACATGGACACTATTGTAGACCACTGTAGTGTGG GTGTCATGACACTCAATGTGTTTGATCAGATGAAGAATGCCTCTGTTTTGGGGGGATTTAATGCTTCGGTCAAAGGCAGCCCTCCTGCCATGAGCCAGTACGTCACTGTAGGAGGGGGCCCATACACTGGCTTTTACTATGCGGTAGAG GGAAGCAGCCAGCCTCTTCTCTCTCATGTGGCTCTCGCTGTGGCCAGTAAACTTACATCAGCCCTCTTCAGTGCTGCCAG TGGATGGCTGGGATGGAGCAAGAACAAGAACGAAGATGAGACTGTCCAGAAACACAGGTCCAAGGTGGAGCCTGCAACACCCCTGGGGATCAG ATTTGGTCTCCCAGACTCTCGCCGCCATGGTGAGTCCATTTGCCTGTCCCCTTGTAACACGCTGGCCGGAGTAACTGATGACTTTGGTCGAGTCACACTGCTGGACCTAAACAGAGGAATTGCAATTCGCATGTGGAAAG GTTACAGAGATGCCCAGCTGGGTTGGCTGCATGTTCCAGAGGATCGAGTCAGTCGGGAATGTTCCGCCTCATCTTCCCTCACCAGACGCCATGCGCTGTTTTTGGTTATTTACGCTCCTCGCAGAGGGATCCTAGAGATATGGGCGATGCAATATGGACCTCGAGTGGGTGCATTCACTGTCGGGAAACACTGCag GTTGCTGTATGCTGGTTACCGTCTGTTAGGGGTGAACCGTGTGACCAGTCAGGGCTGGAAGATCCACACCCATCAAGTATGTTTGCTGGATCCCGTCACAGGAGCCCTAAGGACTGTGAATGTTCCCTTCCACCTGGCCCTCAG CGACAAGAAGAGTGAAGGAGCCAAAGATATGCATTTGTTAAAGAAAGTGACAACAATACTCAAGAACAGAGATATGGAGCCTG ATATTTTGGAGAGTGAGGCCAAAGGCATGCTGCTGGATATCAAAAACTCCTCCATTCAAAAACAA GCTTTAGAGTCTTTGCTGTCCAACAAGAACATCCCTGTTTTGTGTCTCACAAACATCACATGCACCTTACTCAGCGCTCTGCAACAGCAAG GCGCTGAACAAGTGGATCCAGTGTTAATGCAGTTCTGCTCCTCCAAGCTGAAATTGCTTCAGCTCTACACTGACATCCACCACGTGAACTCTGGTGCTGACACTGAGGAGCACGACGAAGCT cTGGATGGCCTTGATGGCATTGAGGGTGAATTGGCACGTGTAAGTCCTACCTTGCAACGCTACGCCAAGCTCAACTCGAGGCCCAGCGTTTCTTTTGTCCAAGACGCACCAGACGCACCCCTGCCTGCCCAGGCCTTCGTATCCCAGATTGAATGCACAGAGGATGGGCAGTTAAAGCTTATCCACCGTTCTGAAGTAGAATGGAACCAGTTAG GGAGCTTTATCTTCTGGGGCTGTCTATGTGGTCAAAGCTCACCACATAAAATTTGTGACAAACTACAACAGGCTGGCATCAGTCCATCGCAGCTACTA ACTCTCTTGCTGAGTATGTGGTTGCAACGAGAAAAGGAGTTGCTCCAGACCCCGactgaatgttttaaaaaccTTCACGCATTACTGGTCCTCCTCAGCAACATGGAAG GTGCCATAGAAGACTCGTGGGACCCCCAGTCTGTCTCACCCTGGTGGCAGCAGGGCCGCAACATATTAGTACAGTCACAAAACTCTGCAGCTGCTCTGTTGGCTGCTTTTGTTTCTCATCGTGTTGCCATGGCCAGCATCACCAGCAGGGCAGACAGCAAG TTACAGTCAGAGTGGGAAGCAGTGTCTTTGGAGCTGGAGCAGTGGGTGGTGTGTGTTCGTCAGCTGGAGGATGTTCTAGTGCTGCAGACGCTACTCTTGGTGCCACCGATTGTTGGATCGGCAGGAGGCCCTGTGGCGCTGTGCTCCATAAAAACACTGCTGGAGGGCGGCTCAG GTGGCATCACCGACAATGTCTCCAAGTGGGTGTTCAGGCACAACCTGGCCCCCGAGCAACTAAAAGAAATAATTCAGAAGAGTGAAGATAAAGATGAAGATAAAACGTTAGGCGAGGGGGCAGGCGAAGATGTCAAAGTGTTAAAAAGTCAAGAGAATTCAGATGGAACAGCAG AGATGTTGGTGGCTATGTGCAAGCGCTTCCCACACTCCCTCTCCCCAAACTTGCTCTTTGCACATTGCTGCTGGGAGTATGTGGTGCAATGGAACAAAGACCCAGAG gAGGCTGCACACTTGTGCCGGGCCATGGAGCATCTGAAGCTGGTCTCCAGTCCACATATCCAACTCG GTATTTGCACAATGATGTGGAGTACGTTTATTGTCAAACGTTTCTCTGCAGCAGCCTTCCTGATTGAGAAG GTGGGCAAAGCACCCAAAGATCGCTTGTGCCGACGG gaTGTAGGAATGGGAGACAAAGCTTTGACTTCCTTCTTGGTTTGCTGCGTCCGGCTGCTGCAAATCCTCATGGAGGTGACTGGACTCTTGGTTAAGAATCAGTGCCCATTGTCTTTTGTCAACTACCTTGTAA GCGGACTCTGCGGTAGCTGA